The proteins below come from a single Cervus elaphus chromosome 4, mCerEla1.1, whole genome shotgun sequence genomic window:
- the LRP3 gene encoding low-density lipoprotein receptor-related protein 3 isoform X2 gives MEKLAAAGPEGAPGARAQLAVVCLVNIVLTGRFSSAVPALAACSGKLEQHTARRGVIYSPAWPLNYPPGTNCSWYIQGDRGDMITISFRNFDVEESHQCSLDWLMLGPAAPPRQEAFRLCGSAIPPAFISARDHVWIFFHSDASSSGQAQGFRLSYIRGKLGQASCQADEFRCDNGKCLPGPWQCNTVDECGDGSDEGNCSAPASEPPGSLCPGGTFPCSGARSTRCLPAERRCDGTQDCGDGSDEAGCPDLACGRRLGSFYGSFASPDLFGAARGPSDLHCTWLVDTQDPRRVLLQLELRLGYDDYVQVYEGLGERGDRLLQTLSYRSNHRPVSLEAAQGRLTVAYHARARSAGHGFNATYQVKGYCLPWEQPCGSSREGDAEDPGEQGCFSEPQRCDGWWHCASGRDEQGCPACPPDQYPCEGGSGLCYTPADRCNNQKSCPDGADEKNCFSCQPGTFHCGTNLCIFETWRCDGQEDCQDGSDEHGCLAAVPRKVITAALIGSLVCGLLLVIALGCAFKLYSLRTQEYRAFETQMTRLEAEFVRREAPPSYGQLIAQGLIPPVEDFPVYSASQASVLQNLRTAMRRQMRRHASRRGPSRRRLGRLWNRLFHRPRASRGQIPLLTAARTSQTVLGDGLLQPAPGAAREPSAPLTDTSSLGAAGEGPPGAPSHASEVGPSAPPASGLRDPSESRLADKDRKAGRDPLVDSPAPVDVPQESCSGQDPYPPALTAGGTPGPHPSEPLGVCRSPPPPRSPTLEASDDEALLVC, from the exons ATGGAGAAGCTGGCGGCCGCGGGGCCGGAGGGGGCGCCGGGCGCCCGGGCGCAGCTCGCCGTCGTCTGCCTGG TGAACATTGTTCTCACCGGGCGGTTCAGCAGTGCCGTTCCTGCCTTAG CCgcctgcagcgggaagctggagCAGCACACTGCACGCCGTGGCGTCATCTACAGCCCAGCCTGGCCCCTCAACTACCCGCCGGGCACCAACTGCAGCTGGTACATACAGGGCGACCGCGGGGACATGATCACCATCAG cttCCGCAACTTTGACGTGGAGGAGTCCCACCAGTGCTCCCTGGACTGGCTGATGCTGggccccgcggccccgccccgccagGAGGCCTTCCGGCTCTGTGGCTCTGCCATCCCGCCCGCCTTCATCTCCGCCCGGGACCACGTCTGGATCTTCTTCCACTCGGACGCCTCCAGCTCCGGCCAGGCCCAGGGCTTCCGTCTCTCCTACATCCGAG GGAAGCTGGGCCAGGCATCCTGCCAGGCTGACGAGTTCCGCTGTGACAACGGCAAGTGCCTGCCGGGCCCTTGGCAGTGCAACACCGTGGACGAGTGTGGCGACGGCTCTGATGAGGGCAACTGCTCGGCGCCCGCCTCGGAGCCGCCAGGCAGCCTGTGCCCCGGGGGTACGTTCCCCTGCAGCGGGGCGCGCTCCACGCGCTGCCTGCCTGCCGAGCGGCGCTGCGACGGCACTCAGGACTGCGGCGACGGCTCCGACGAGGCCGGCTGTCCCGACCTGGCCTGTGGCCGGCGGCTGGGCAGCTTCTACGGCTCCTTCGCCTCCCCAGACCTGTTCGGTGCGGCCCGCGGGCCCTCGGACCTTCACTGCACATGGCTGGTGGACACGCAGGACCCGCGGCGCGTGCTGCTGCAGCTGGAGCTGCGGCTGGGCTACGACGACTACGTGCAGGTGTACGAGGGCCTGGGCGAGCGCGGGGACCGCCTGCTGCAGACGCTCTCCTACCGCAGCAACCACCGGCCGGTGAGCCTCGAGGCCGCCCAGGGCCGCCTCACCGTGGCCTACCACGCCCGCGCCCGCAGCGCCGGCCACGGCTTCAACGCCACCTACCAGGTGAAGGGCTACTGCCTCCCGTGGGAGCAGCCGTGCGGGAGCAGCCGCGAGGGCGACGCGGAGGACCCGGGCGAGCAAGGCTGCTTCTCGGAGCCGCAGCGCTGCGACGGCTGGTGGCACTGCGCCAGCGGCCGGGACGAGCAGGGCTGCCCCGCCTGCCCCCCGGACCAGTACCCCTGCGAGGGGGGCAGCGGCCTGTGCTATACGCCCGCCGACCGCTGCAACAACCAGAAGAGCTGCCCCGACGGTGCGGACGAGAAGAACTGCTTCTCCTGCCAGCCGGGCACCTTCCACTGCGGTACCAACCTGTGCATCTTCGAGACGTGGCGCTGTGACGGTCAGGAGGACTGCCAGGACGGCAGCGACGAGCACGGCTGCCTGGCGGCGGTGCCCCGCAAAGTCATCACCGCCGCGCTCATTGGCAGCCTGGTCTGCGGGCTGCTGCTTGTCATCGCCCTGGGCTGTGCCTTCAAACTCTACTCCCTGCGCACGCAGGAGTACAG GGCCTTTGAGACCCAGATGACACGCCTGGAGGCTGAGTTTGTGCGGCGGGAGGCACCCCCGTCCTACGGGCAGCTCATCGCACAGGGCCTCATCCCACCCGTCGAGGACTTCCCGGTCTACAGTGCATCCCAG GCCTCGGTGCTACAGAACCTGCGCACGGCCATGCGGCGACAGATGCGCAGACACGCCTCCCGCCGCGGGCCCTCCCGCCGCAGGCTCGGCCGCCTCTGGAACCGGCTCTTTCACCGGCCGCGGGCGTCGCGCGGGCAGATCCCGCTGCTGACGGCCGCGCGCACCTCCCAGACGGTGCTGGGTGACGGGCTCCTCCAGCCGGCACCGGGGGCTGCCCGGGAACCCTCGGCACCCTTAACGGACACAAGCAGCCTGGGGGCAGCAGGGGAGGGGCCCCCCGGCGCCCCCAGCCACGCCTCGGAGGTGGGACCTTCCGCGCCGCCCGCCTCGGGCCTGCGGGACCCCTCGGAGTCCAGACTGGCTGACAAGGACAGAAAGGCTGGCAGGGACCCTCTGGTGGACAGCCCAGCCCCTGTGGACGTGCCTCAGGAGTCCTGCTCGGGCCAGGACCCTTACCCCCCGGCCCTCACTGCCGGTGgcacccccggcccccacccaTCAGAGCCACTGGGAGTCTGCAGGAGCCCCCCGCCACCCCGCTCCCCAACGTTGGAGGCCAGTGACGACGAGGCCCTGCTGGTCTGCTGA
- the LRP3 gene encoding low-density lipoprotein receptor-related protein 3 isoform X1, which translates to MEKLAAAGPEGAPGARAQLAVVCLVNIVLTGRFSSAVPALGEASTSQPPLLTAACSGKLEQHTARRGVIYSPAWPLNYPPGTNCSWYIQGDRGDMITISFRNFDVEESHQCSLDWLMLGPAAPPRQEAFRLCGSAIPPAFISARDHVWIFFHSDASSSGQAQGFRLSYIRGKLGQASCQADEFRCDNGKCLPGPWQCNTVDECGDGSDEGNCSAPASEPPGSLCPGGTFPCSGARSTRCLPAERRCDGTQDCGDGSDEAGCPDLACGRRLGSFYGSFASPDLFGAARGPSDLHCTWLVDTQDPRRVLLQLELRLGYDDYVQVYEGLGERGDRLLQTLSYRSNHRPVSLEAAQGRLTVAYHARARSAGHGFNATYQVKGYCLPWEQPCGSSREGDAEDPGEQGCFSEPQRCDGWWHCASGRDEQGCPACPPDQYPCEGGSGLCYTPADRCNNQKSCPDGADEKNCFSCQPGTFHCGTNLCIFETWRCDGQEDCQDGSDEHGCLAAVPRKVITAALIGSLVCGLLLVIALGCAFKLYSLRTQEYRAFETQMTRLEAEFVRREAPPSYGQLIAQGLIPPVEDFPVYSASQASVLQNLRTAMRRQMRRHASRRGPSRRRLGRLWNRLFHRPRASRGQIPLLTAARTSQTVLGDGLLQPAPGAAREPSAPLTDTSSLGAAGEGPPGAPSHASEVGPSAPPASGLRDPSESRLADKDRKAGRDPLVDSPAPVDVPQESCSGQDPYPPALTAGGTPGPHPSEPLGVCRSPPPPRSPTLEASDDEALLVC; encoded by the exons ATGGAGAAGCTGGCGGCCGCGGGGCCGGAGGGGGCGCCGGGCGCCCGGGCGCAGCTCGCCGTCGTCTGCCTGG TGAACATTGTTCTCACCGGGCGGTTCAGCAGTGCCGTTCCTGCCTTAG GTGAAGCCAGCACCTCTCAGCCTCCTCTCCTGACAGCCgcctgcagcgggaagctggagCAGCACACTGCACGCCGTGGCGTCATCTACAGCCCAGCCTGGCCCCTCAACTACCCGCCGGGCACCAACTGCAGCTGGTACATACAGGGCGACCGCGGGGACATGATCACCATCAG cttCCGCAACTTTGACGTGGAGGAGTCCCACCAGTGCTCCCTGGACTGGCTGATGCTGggccccgcggccccgccccgccagGAGGCCTTCCGGCTCTGTGGCTCTGCCATCCCGCCCGCCTTCATCTCCGCCCGGGACCACGTCTGGATCTTCTTCCACTCGGACGCCTCCAGCTCCGGCCAGGCCCAGGGCTTCCGTCTCTCCTACATCCGAG GGAAGCTGGGCCAGGCATCCTGCCAGGCTGACGAGTTCCGCTGTGACAACGGCAAGTGCCTGCCGGGCCCTTGGCAGTGCAACACCGTGGACGAGTGTGGCGACGGCTCTGATGAGGGCAACTGCTCGGCGCCCGCCTCGGAGCCGCCAGGCAGCCTGTGCCCCGGGGGTACGTTCCCCTGCAGCGGGGCGCGCTCCACGCGCTGCCTGCCTGCCGAGCGGCGCTGCGACGGCACTCAGGACTGCGGCGACGGCTCCGACGAGGCCGGCTGTCCCGACCTGGCCTGTGGCCGGCGGCTGGGCAGCTTCTACGGCTCCTTCGCCTCCCCAGACCTGTTCGGTGCGGCCCGCGGGCCCTCGGACCTTCACTGCACATGGCTGGTGGACACGCAGGACCCGCGGCGCGTGCTGCTGCAGCTGGAGCTGCGGCTGGGCTACGACGACTACGTGCAGGTGTACGAGGGCCTGGGCGAGCGCGGGGACCGCCTGCTGCAGACGCTCTCCTACCGCAGCAACCACCGGCCGGTGAGCCTCGAGGCCGCCCAGGGCCGCCTCACCGTGGCCTACCACGCCCGCGCCCGCAGCGCCGGCCACGGCTTCAACGCCACCTACCAGGTGAAGGGCTACTGCCTCCCGTGGGAGCAGCCGTGCGGGAGCAGCCGCGAGGGCGACGCGGAGGACCCGGGCGAGCAAGGCTGCTTCTCGGAGCCGCAGCGCTGCGACGGCTGGTGGCACTGCGCCAGCGGCCGGGACGAGCAGGGCTGCCCCGCCTGCCCCCCGGACCAGTACCCCTGCGAGGGGGGCAGCGGCCTGTGCTATACGCCCGCCGACCGCTGCAACAACCAGAAGAGCTGCCCCGACGGTGCGGACGAGAAGAACTGCTTCTCCTGCCAGCCGGGCACCTTCCACTGCGGTACCAACCTGTGCATCTTCGAGACGTGGCGCTGTGACGGTCAGGAGGACTGCCAGGACGGCAGCGACGAGCACGGCTGCCTGGCGGCGGTGCCCCGCAAAGTCATCACCGCCGCGCTCATTGGCAGCCTGGTCTGCGGGCTGCTGCTTGTCATCGCCCTGGGCTGTGCCTTCAAACTCTACTCCCTGCGCACGCAGGAGTACAG GGCCTTTGAGACCCAGATGACACGCCTGGAGGCTGAGTTTGTGCGGCGGGAGGCACCCCCGTCCTACGGGCAGCTCATCGCACAGGGCCTCATCCCACCCGTCGAGGACTTCCCGGTCTACAGTGCATCCCAG GCCTCGGTGCTACAGAACCTGCGCACGGCCATGCGGCGACAGATGCGCAGACACGCCTCCCGCCGCGGGCCCTCCCGCCGCAGGCTCGGCCGCCTCTGGAACCGGCTCTTTCACCGGCCGCGGGCGTCGCGCGGGCAGATCCCGCTGCTGACGGCCGCGCGCACCTCCCAGACGGTGCTGGGTGACGGGCTCCTCCAGCCGGCACCGGGGGCTGCCCGGGAACCCTCGGCACCCTTAACGGACACAAGCAGCCTGGGGGCAGCAGGGGAGGGGCCCCCCGGCGCCCCCAGCCACGCCTCGGAGGTGGGACCTTCCGCGCCGCCCGCCTCGGGCCTGCGGGACCCCTCGGAGTCCAGACTGGCTGACAAGGACAGAAAGGCTGGCAGGGACCCTCTGGTGGACAGCCCAGCCCCTGTGGACGTGCCTCAGGAGTCCTGCTCGGGCCAGGACCCTTACCCCCCGGCCCTCACTGCCGGTGgcacccccggcccccacccaTCAGAGCCACTGGGAGTCTGCAGGAGCCCCCCGCCACCCCGCTCCCCAACGTTGGAGGCCAGTGACGACGAGGCCCTGCTGGTCTGCTGA
- the LRP3 gene encoding low-density lipoprotein receptor-related protein 3 isoform X3, producing the protein MEKLAAAGPEGAPGARAQLAVVCLVNIVLTGRFSSAVPALGEASTSQPPLLTAACSGKLEQHTARRGVIYSPAWPLNYPPGTNCSWYIQGDRGDMITISFRNFDVEESHQCSLDWLMLGPAAPPRQEAFRLCGSAIPPAFISARDHVWIFFHSDASSSGQAQGFRLSYIRGKLGQASCQADEFRCDNGKCLPGPWQCNTVDECGDGSDEGNCSAPASEPPGSLCPGGTFPCSGARSTRCLPAERRCDGTQDCGDGSDEAGCPDLACGRRLGSFYGSFASPDLFGAARGPSDLHCTWLVDTQDPRRVLLQLELRLGYDDYVQVYEGLGERGDRLLQTLSYRSNHRPVSLEAAQGRLTVAYHARARSAGHGFNATYQVKGYCLPWEQPCGSSREGDAEDPGEQGCFSEPQRCDGWWHCASGRDEQGCPACPPDQYPCEGGSGLCYTPADRCNNQKSCPDGADEKNCFSCQPGTFHCGTNLCIFETWRCDGQEDCQDGSDEHGCLAAVPRKVITAALIGSLVCGLLLVIALGCAFKLYSLRTQEYRAFETQMTRLEAEFVRREAPPSYGQLIAQGLIPPVEDFPVYSASQPPPHPPGLGATEPAHGHAATDAQTRLPPRALPPQARPPLEPALSPAAGVARADPAADGRAHLPDGAG; encoded by the exons ATGGAGAAGCTGGCGGCCGCGGGGCCGGAGGGGGCGCCGGGCGCCCGGGCGCAGCTCGCCGTCGTCTGCCTGG TGAACATTGTTCTCACCGGGCGGTTCAGCAGTGCCGTTCCTGCCTTAG GTGAAGCCAGCACCTCTCAGCCTCCTCTCCTGACAGCCgcctgcagcgggaagctggagCAGCACACTGCACGCCGTGGCGTCATCTACAGCCCAGCCTGGCCCCTCAACTACCCGCCGGGCACCAACTGCAGCTGGTACATACAGGGCGACCGCGGGGACATGATCACCATCAG cttCCGCAACTTTGACGTGGAGGAGTCCCACCAGTGCTCCCTGGACTGGCTGATGCTGggccccgcggccccgccccgccagGAGGCCTTCCGGCTCTGTGGCTCTGCCATCCCGCCCGCCTTCATCTCCGCCCGGGACCACGTCTGGATCTTCTTCCACTCGGACGCCTCCAGCTCCGGCCAGGCCCAGGGCTTCCGTCTCTCCTACATCCGAG GGAAGCTGGGCCAGGCATCCTGCCAGGCTGACGAGTTCCGCTGTGACAACGGCAAGTGCCTGCCGGGCCCTTGGCAGTGCAACACCGTGGACGAGTGTGGCGACGGCTCTGATGAGGGCAACTGCTCGGCGCCCGCCTCGGAGCCGCCAGGCAGCCTGTGCCCCGGGGGTACGTTCCCCTGCAGCGGGGCGCGCTCCACGCGCTGCCTGCCTGCCGAGCGGCGCTGCGACGGCACTCAGGACTGCGGCGACGGCTCCGACGAGGCCGGCTGTCCCGACCTGGCCTGTGGCCGGCGGCTGGGCAGCTTCTACGGCTCCTTCGCCTCCCCAGACCTGTTCGGTGCGGCCCGCGGGCCCTCGGACCTTCACTGCACATGGCTGGTGGACACGCAGGACCCGCGGCGCGTGCTGCTGCAGCTGGAGCTGCGGCTGGGCTACGACGACTACGTGCAGGTGTACGAGGGCCTGGGCGAGCGCGGGGACCGCCTGCTGCAGACGCTCTCCTACCGCAGCAACCACCGGCCGGTGAGCCTCGAGGCCGCCCAGGGCCGCCTCACCGTGGCCTACCACGCCCGCGCCCGCAGCGCCGGCCACGGCTTCAACGCCACCTACCAGGTGAAGGGCTACTGCCTCCCGTGGGAGCAGCCGTGCGGGAGCAGCCGCGAGGGCGACGCGGAGGACCCGGGCGAGCAAGGCTGCTTCTCGGAGCCGCAGCGCTGCGACGGCTGGTGGCACTGCGCCAGCGGCCGGGACGAGCAGGGCTGCCCCGCCTGCCCCCCGGACCAGTACCCCTGCGAGGGGGGCAGCGGCCTGTGCTATACGCCCGCCGACCGCTGCAACAACCAGAAGAGCTGCCCCGACGGTGCGGACGAGAAGAACTGCTTCTCCTGCCAGCCGGGCACCTTCCACTGCGGTACCAACCTGTGCATCTTCGAGACGTGGCGCTGTGACGGTCAGGAGGACTGCCAGGACGGCAGCGACGAGCACGGCTGCCTGGCGGCGGTGCCCCGCAAAGTCATCACCGCCGCGCTCATTGGCAGCCTGGTCTGCGGGCTGCTGCTTGTCATCGCCCTGGGCTGTGCCTTCAAACTCTACTCCCTGCGCACGCAGGAGTACAG GGCCTTTGAGACCCAGATGACACGCCTGGAGGCTGAGTTTGTGCGGCGGGAGGCACCCCCGTCCTACGGGCAGCTCATCGCACAGGGCCTCATCCCACCCGTCGAGGACTTCCCGGTCTACAGTGCATCCCAG CCTCCGCCCCACCCTCCAGGCCTCGGTGCTACAGAACCTGCGCACGGCCATGCGGCGACAGATGCGCAGACACGCCTCCCGCCGCGGGCCCTCCCGCCGCAGGCTCGGCCGCCTCTGGAACCGGCTCTTTCACCGGCCGCGGGCGTCGCGCGGGCAGATCCCGCTGCTGACGGCCGCGCGCACCTCCCAGACGGTGCTGGGTGA